The Flavobacterium sp. IMCC34852 genome contains the following window.
GTGTAAATGGCAATACAGTTGAATTTATTTTCGAGAATATTATGCTGGAATCCGGCGGTCATGGTAATGTATTGCTTAAAGTAAAATCAAGAGGTTCATTACAACAAGGCGATAATGTAAACAAACGAGCCAACATTTATTTTGATTATAATTATCCGGTAGAAACCAATGATTATGAGACCATTTTCCAAGCGCTCAGCAATCCTGATTTTGAGACCGATAATTCCGTTAGTATCTATCCGAATCCAAGTAATGGAATTGTCAATATTAAAGGCGATTTTAATATCAAATCAATTCAGTTGTTTGATGTACAAGGCAGAATTTTGCAAACCAATATAGTAAATGAAAATAATACAACTATCGATATTGCTGCCCAAAATGTCGGTGTGTATTTTATCAGGGTGGTATCTGATAAAGGAATAAAAGTAGAAAAGTTAGTGAAGCAATAAATTTTGGGTTAAATGAATTGCAGTAAAGGCGTACGCAAGTGCGCCTTTTTTTATTTATATATCAATTTTGCAAAATTTATCAAATAATTAACGAAAACGTTGCCGTAATTCTTTTTTATTTCATTTCGAATTCCCTAATTTTGTTAAATTATTAATTTATCAAGATTTATTTCCATTTTATATCATGTCTAAAACAGCTATATTAGAACTTGATGGCGTAAAGTATGAGTTTCCTGTAATTGTAGGAAGTGAAAACGAAGCCGCTATCGACATTGAAAAACTTCGTGCCTTAACCGGCGCTATCACACTTGATCCGGGTTATAAAAATTCGGGTTCTTGTAAAAGTGACATTACTTTTTTGGATGGGGAAGAAGGTATACTTCGCTATCGTGGTTATGCCATTGAGGATTTAGCCGAAAAAGCCGATTTTCTTGAAGTTTCTTATTTGGTGATTTTCGGGGAACTGCCTACTAAAGCCCAACTAGAGCAGTTTGAAAATGATATCAGAAAATATACATTGGTTAATGAAGAAATGAAAAACATCATTGATGGTTTTCCTAAAACAGCTCACCCAATGGGCGTTTTGTCTTCACTTACCAGTGCACTTACTGCTTTTAACCCTAAAGTGGTGGATGTAGAAAATGAAAAAGAAATGTACGAAGCTGTCTGTAAAACCATGGGTAAATTCTTGGTGATTGCCACTTGGACGTACAGAAAAATGATGGGTTATCCATTGAACTATTACGACAATACTATAGGTTATGTTGATAATTTTATGCAGTTGATGTTTAAATTACCAACCGGACCATACAAAGCCAATCCCGTAGTAATTGACGCTTTAGATAAATTATTCATCCTTCATGCAGACCACGAGCAAAACTGTTCGACTTCTACCGTTAGAATTGTAGGTTCGT
Protein-coding sequences here:
- a CDS encoding citrate synthase is translated as MSKTAILELDGVKYEFPVIVGSENEAAIDIEKLRALTGAITLDPGYKNSGSCKSDITFLDGEEGILRYRGYAIEDLAEKADFLEVSYLVIFGELPTKAQLEQFENDIRKYTLVNEEMKNIIDGFPKTAHPMGVLSSLTSALTAFNPKVVDVENEKEMYEAVCKTMGKFLVIATWTYRKMMGYPLNYYDNTIGYVDNFMQLMFKLPTGPYKANPVVIDALDKLFILHADHEQNCSTSTVRIVGSSHAGLFASISAGVSALWGPLHGGANQAVLEMLEAIQKDGGDADKYLAKAKDKDDPFRLMGFGHRVYKNFDPRAKIIKKAADEVLNTLGVDDPILDIAKKLEASALVDDYFVSRKLYPNVDFYSGIIYRALGIPTEMFTVMFAIGRLPGWIAQWKEMRINKEPIGRPRQVYTGYPLRDFQPMDKR